The genomic window CTCTACACTCCTGGAGTGCCTGGGGGCTCCTGAGTGGGTTTCCAGAGCCGGGATGTGACCGTTTGACCTCTGCCCACAGCTAAAGCCACCTTCGATGCCATCTCCAAGACCTACAGTTACCTGACCCCAGACCTCTGGAAAGAGACTGTGTTCACCAAGTCTCCTTACCAGGTAAGagcactgctgccacctgcagcccaggccttccccttcctcctccttgaagctcagctgctgccaaagcatttgctggtgctgcagccagagcaggccggggcagggggcactCTGCAGGGCATTGTTCGGAGTGCTGCTTGAGAAGGGCATTTGGAGGGCAGAGCAAACAAGAAAGCTTTGGAAGGGAGTTGTGTCTGAACTGCAGCCCCCAtgagctgggacaggagcaCTGGGGaacctgtgctggggctggaaagggaaaCCAGCATCTTTGTTATTGCCTTCCAGGAGTTCACTGACCACCTGGCCAAGACCCACACCAGAGTCTCTGTGCAGAgaacccaggcagctgctgtggcgACATGAGAGGGTTTTGTGCAGGAGAATAAAAGGATCAGTGAACAAGAAACTGCTGTGGTGGGATTCAGTCTGCTGGGGGCTTGGCTGGGCTCAGAGTCTGAGCATCTGGAATGAAACAGCCCTAGAAaacactgggctggaaggggcctctggagatcatcctgtccaacccccctgtgtCTCATGGAGAGCCTTCTTCACTACTGATGgggtggagcagcagctccgAAGGTGATGTGCTGCCACCTTCACCCTGACTGAGGgggtccctgctggggctgggcaggggctttgTGTTGGTTTAttgagctgagggagaggaataGGAAGAATCCTGGTTCCTGGAGTAAGGCAAGGGGCTGACCTTGGTTCAGAGGATGGAATTCAGAGGTGGGAAAGGAAGAGCTCTCTCAGCTCTCTCCCAGGAATGACtctggagcctggctgcatgGCAGAACGTGGGGCTGCACATTTATTGAGGTCCAACatgcagcactgggcacaggcaCCGTGGACAGGTGCTGGCCACGTCCACCTACTGAGAGGCATTTGCCTgtgccttcctctcctccatcaTCCTGTGCTTCTGCTTCATCAGGCATGTCCTGGCGTTTCCATGGACACCAAGATCCCCATCTAGGGAGAAAATAAAGGTCTAAACTCCCTTCTGTTTCCAGATGGAGTCTGGGATGAGGCTCAAAGCCTCCTGTCTGTGCTGTCAGAGGTGCGTGGGCTGCTGTCCTACTCACATCTGTCCTGGTAGGCCTTGGtgacctgtgccagcagctccatctcctTGGCACAGTTCTGGAACTGGTTGGGTCCTTCCCTGTGCTTGCAGGCACCCAGCCTTTCCCGGATGATCTCCACAATCTCCTGGTCGACCATCCTGTGGGGAGGATGATGGTGAGGCATGACCACAGCCAaggggtgctggaggagctgaacaAGGGCTGGGGATGCCCTGGCCAAGGTCAGCTCTGGGTTTGTGCAGGACctggctctccagcaggtcgTGTTCCAGTGCCACCCTGCTCAGCTCAAGcgtgctgcagggcacagcaggactGTAGCGGGgcgggcaggaggtgctgctacAACACCCCAGGCTCCGTGCCGTTCAAGCCCGGGGctaaggagcagcagggcctcGCCTGGGGACGGCCCTGGGACAGCCATACCTGTCCCTCCTCCACTGTGCTTCAGCCTCGAAGTAGCAGAGGTAATCCCCCTCCAGACACTCGCTCAGGTCGGGCACCCGGCGGAACTTCTGGTGGTAGTAGTAGAACTTGTTCTTGGCGTGCTGGCGCTCGATCCACTCTGCAGCCGGGGGAGCCAGGGTCACACCGGCCCGGCCCCCACCTCTGAGGCGGTGCTGCATCCCCCAGCGTCCCATGGCCCCGCGTCCACCCCGTGTTCATCCTTGTCTCGCCGCTCCGTGCTTGCCCTGATGCCCACGCTGTGATCTCACCCGTGTCCATGTGTCTGTCCCGCGTCCCTGGCCGTTCCCCTGCCCCGTTCCCGTGTCCCACCTCCCCGCGCCCGTGTCCCTGCTCTCTCCCACATCCTTGCGTGCGGTGTTGTCCGTGTCCTGCATCCCTGTGCCGGTGTCCAGGTTGTGTTCCCTCCTGTCTGTGCCGTCCCCGCCTCTCCCCGGGCCCGTCCCGGTGTCCCCGGGCTGCGTTTGTCCCTAGCTCTGTCCCACACCCTCGCTGTGTCCCAGCGCCGGGGCTGCGTCCCACACGCACGTTCCCGTCCCGGTTCCcgacccccccagggctcccgcGGCCGCCGCGGATCGGCGCTAGAGAGGGGTCCCGACCGCGCCGGCACCGCACGGGCCGCCGGTACCGCTCGGTACCTCGGACGAAGGTGATGGGCGCGTCCACGACATAGTTGAAGACGGTCTGAAAGAACTGGGCCGGGTTGGGCACCGATGTGATCCTGTCGGATTCGGGGGTGCGGGTCGGGGGCAGCTTGTAGGCCTCCCGGACCGAGTCCTCGGGCATGGCGGCGGCTGCGGGCCGGCGGGCGGCAGGCACGGACAAGATGGCGGCGCCCAAGCGGCAGGGTCAGACGGCGGCGGCGCTCTGCGCATGCTCTGCCGCCGCGgtgcctgctgggagctgtacTGCCGTGCCCCTCCCGGGAGTGGCGCCGCTCTGCCGCCGCGgtgcctgctgggagctgtgctgccgtGCCCCTCCCGGGAGTGGCGCCGCTCTGCCGCCGCGgtgcctgctgggagctgtgctgccgtGCCCCTCCCGGGGCTCCCCCGGGGctcccccggggctgcccctTCCCAAAGTGGCCGAGACCGGTGGgatgagggcagcagggccaagtgctggctcctgcGCTCGggtcacagcagcccctggaggctgcaggctgggggcagagtggcctGGGCAaagccctgggggctgttggTTGACCGCGGCTGGAGACCAgccagagtgtgcccaggtgcccgaGAGGGCCAGGAgtgtcctggcctgcagcagcagtggggtgggcagcaggagcagggcagggattgtcctcctgggctgggcactgctggggctgcacctcgaatcctggggtcagttttgggaccctcactccaagaaggacattgagaggctggaagtgtgtccagagaaggacaaccacgccggagagcagggctggggaggagcagccgagggagctggggatgttcagcctggagaagctgagggaggcctcattgctctctgcagctccctggaagaaggtgggagccaggtggggcttgggctctgctcccaaggaacaagggacaggacaagaggaaatggtctgaaggtGTGCCGGGGAGGTTAGGatgggacatgaggaacaatttcctccccCAGAGGGTTGTCAaaggctggcccaggctgcccagggcagtggtggagtcccctggaagggtttcaaagctgtggtgctgagggccatggtttggtgctgggtAAGGGTTGGACAGGATAATTCCCCAGGTCTCTTTGTCACCCTTTGATGGAGGCACGTTtgtccctgtgcagagcagtgtcctgagcctgggctgctgggtgccacgctcccagccctggctgtggtgTGCCCTGTCAGGAGGTGATCCCCAATGCTGCCACTCACCTTCACTGTGCCCAGGAGGGAGAGGGTAAGCTGAGAGCCACAGGCACCTGACCTTTACCACGCCACaacctgccagcctggctgactCTGGAGAGAATATAGCAACGGGTGAAGCTAGCAGCTAAATTTGTGTCTTCAGCCTGATCTTAAGAGGCAGGAGAGGCACTCAGggacagcctcctgcagctgaccCCGGGGAAGCAGCCCATGGTTTGTACAGCTCTGCTACCTTTCCATTGTGTGCAGAgggacacagcagggctgggtgatcctgactgcagctgcagtggggtggagctcagcacagctccgcCTGGGCTGAGAAGTGAGCTTGGTGCAAAGTGTAAGCaagtgctggggctgagcttaGCGAGGCAGGAGTTGTGGTGGGTGTAGGTCTAACTCTTTGCTGCTTGTGccgagccccagctccccctgccttGATGCCAGCTGTGTGAGGTCTTGTCCCGTGTCTCTGGAGAGCTGTTGCTtttccctgcctggctcagcatGACCTTGCAATGGGGGTTGTTTATTTAGCTCTTCTAATTTGGTTTGCAAGGTGCATTTTCAACCTGCCCATGCTCCTATTAGTGATTCCTTTGGGCATCCCTTCCCACTCCTCCCTCTGTGCTTGTTTGGGGCCAGTGGCCTGCACAAACCAAAGCCTGTGGAGTCTGAGCAGGCAGAACACAAAAGGAGGCTTTGTAACTAAGGTCACAGAAGGGCAGGCCtggtgaagaacatcttcctccttCAGGGTCCTCAAGCAGAAGGAGGAAGATCTTGCTCAGgggctgttggggtttttaactGGCATGCTTTGTCCAAAACCTGACTGAATTGTTCCCTGCACAGGAAGGAAGCTCCAACAGCCCCCATCCCCCCTGGGCTCCCCCTGGGTCGGAATTCAaggggccatggtttgaaaccagagcaggggaggtttagattggacattaggaagcagctctttgccatgagggtgctgagacactggagcaggctgcccagagaagctgtggactcctcctccccaggctgggtgGGACCTGGAGCGGCCTGGGCTGGtagaggggtccctgcccgtggcaggggggctggaactggatcatcctggaggtcccttccagcccaaacctctgcAGGACTCCCTGGCAGTCGAGGTGCAGCATCTCTCCGTCAGTCACTGATGCTGGAAGTGGACATCTCCCAGCCTCTGGGACACGGCAGTGACTCTGCTCTGTGGCTCTCGCTCCCCGCAGTCCCACCGCAAGTTCTCCGCCCCCAGGCACGGCCACCTGGGCTTCCTGCCCCGCCGGAGGAGCCGGCGCCACCGCGGCAAGGTGAAGTCCTGGCCCCGGGACGACCCCCGGCAGCCGGTGCACCTGACGGCGTTCCTGGGCTACAAGGCCGGGATGACACACACCCTGCGGGAGGTGCACCGCCCCGGCCTCAGTAAGGCTGACCGCGGGGAGGAGCTCCGGGCGAGCAGCTTCCAGCGGCCGTGTGCCCGAGGCTGCCGGCGGAGCCGGCTCCGGGCGAGCAGCTTCCAGCGGCCGTGTGCCCGAGGCTGCCGGCGGAGCTGGCGCCGGGCGAGCAGCTTCCAGCGGCCGTGTGCCCGAGGCTGCCGGCGGAGCTGGCGCCGGGCGAGCAGCTTCCAGCGGCCGTGTGCCCGAGGCTGCCGGCGGAGCCGGCTCCGGGCGAGCAGCTTCCAGCGGCCGTGTGCCCGAGGCTGCCGGCAGAGCCGGCTCCGGGCGAGCAGCTTCCAGCGGCCGTGTGCCCGAGGCTGCCGGCGGAGCTGGCTCCGGGCGAGCAGCTTCCAGCGGCCGTGTGCCCGTGGCTGCCGGCAGAGCCGGCTCCGGGCGAGCAGCTTCCAGCGGCCGTGTGCCCGAGGCTGCCGGCGGAGCTGGCTCCGGGCGAGCAGCTTCCAGCGGCCGTGTGCCCGAGGCTGCCGGCGGAGCCGGCTCCGGGCGAGCAGCTTCCAGCGGCCGTGTGCCCGAGGCTGCCGGCGGAGCTGGCGCCGGGCTGCCTGGGAGGCgctggcagtgcctgctggTGGGTTGGATCCTGCAGGGCAGTTACCCCACAGCTCCTTGGGGCATCTTGCTGGGCAGGCTTAGAGCATTGCCCTCTGTGATGCCCACAGGATCAGAGCCAAGCTCTGGGGCAAGAACCATCCCTTGGACTGGGGAGGTTGGGTTAAAGGCTACTGGCTGACCAGGGGGTCAGACCCTCCGGCTGGTGGGAGATGGcagagcctccatccctggaggggtttaaaagctgtggtgctgtggggctcGGTTCAGTggtgctctggcagtgctgatTGCCTCAGaggccctttccagcctgagtgAGTCtctgaggctgtggagaggctgagcctgGCGGTGAGCTGAGCCTTGCCCccagcacactgcctgctggctgtgacTCGGCAGCGCCTCCAGGCAGCGATGCTGAGCACCTTTCCCCTCACTGTCTTGCAGAGATCTCCaagagggaggaggtggaggctgTGACCATCATTGAGACCCCCccgatggtggtggtgggggtggtggggtacGTAGAGACCCCCAAGGGCTTGAGGAACTTCAAGACTGTCTTTGCTGAGCACATCAGCGACGAGTGCCGGCGGCGCTTCTACAGGAACTGGTGCGGccctgggggtgggcagggggctgtggtggtctgcagggggtgggagggggctgctggggtctgTGGTGGTCTGTAGAGGTTTGTACAGCTCTGTAGGGGTCGgcaggctggggacactggTTTGGGTTCCAAGGGCCCTtagagaccatctagttccagctccaCATCTTCCACTGGACcccctccaacctggccttcagcacctgcaggggagggtcctctgcagcctccttgggTAACTTGTTTCAGGGTTCCTCTCAGATCTTTCCCCCAGCTTCTGCcaacagctcagctgccagcagctggccgtggggtgaggctgctgctgctttaggcacacacagggatgctgcaagcagcttggtgctgggaagcagccccCCTGCATGTGCAGATTTATTCCAATGGCTGAACTAAGGCAGCACTCTCCAGGGCCTCACCTGGCAGTGGGAGGTTCATTTCCCGTGGCGCAGGGCAGGCTCTGCActcagctggagtgctggagctgaggcacCAAGAGGCTGAGCCCAGGTTTGTCAGGGTGGTGCAGGCTGGTGCAGAATGTGACCttgtgaccagcagcagcccagatcCCAcgctggtggggagggaagtgCAGACATGAGTTGCATAGCTGTAGGCATCGTGTCTCCTGCCGCCACCCACCACactccctgagccctgctgcagcctgctcctcctttCTTTAGCTCTGGTTTGGTGCTTGTTTTGGATGGCACTTGGCCAGCCAGTGGGAGACAAATGGATTCCTCACACTGGAAGATTTCAGCTGAAGAAAGGTTGAGAGAGCtgagtttgttcagcctggagaagaggaggcttaggggagaccttctcaccaTGCCCCAGTACATAGAGGGTGGCTGCCGAGGAGGGAGGTTGCCTTCGCACAAGGAGTGCCCTGGAAAAGAcagggggtgatggggacaggttactgctggggagagtcccaTGGGACCCAGCAGGTAGGCACTGGAGTagtctccccagggaagtggagatTCCCCTGCACAGGACAGcttgcaggcagggtgctgagccagctcattTCCACCTCACTGTTAcctggaaaggttggagcagaggctgggcccttgaggtcctctccagcctggcattctgaTTCCTCCTCTCACATCACATCTCTGTCCTGGCCCTAGAGCAGGCAAGGTTCAGGTATCCACAGgttccctgtgcctgcagggaggtgcctGGTGGGGTCACCTCTGCCCTGTCTTTGGGCTCagtgaggagcagagctcagcagcactcagctctgctgagtgtCTCAGAGCTCTGTGGATCCACAggatgggttggaaaggaccttagaggtcacccagttccagctccctgccatgagcagggacatcttcctcTAGAgcgagctgctcagggcctcatccagcctgggcctgagcacctgcagggaggaggcagccacagcctccctgggcagcccgtgccagagcctccccacccAACTGCTGCAGGCACAAGAGCAAGAAGAAGGCCTTCACCAAGTACTGCAAGAAATGGCAGGATGAGGATGGCAagaggcagctggagaaggactttgcagCCATGAAGAAGTACTGCAAGGTGATCCGTGCCATCATGCACACGCAGGTCAGAGCtgcacaggggctgggcagggctggcctcGGGGTGgggctcccctggcagcctggggagcacctgctgggagctggcatcaCAGGGCTGCCCTGGTGGCATCGCAGGAGGCCGAGCAAGCAGATGCTCGCCAGAGGCTGCGCAGGGGTGGGAGGTGTTGCCTGCCCTTCCCAGCTacctcctgccaccagccctgtccCTTGGAGCTGGGGGAttgctgcagggggctgtggctCAAGCAGACCGAGCAGGCCACAGAGCCATGGAggggagcagactgcccagagcctcagcaggtggtgagccctgtgccagcaagGCACCTCAGGCCTCATGACCACCTCGAATTAGCAAC from Dryobates pubescens isolate bDryPub1 chromosome 4, bDryPub1.pri, whole genome shotgun sequence includes these protein-coding regions:
- the NDUFB10 gene encoding NADH dehydrogenase [ubiquinone] 1 beta subcomplex subunit 10; translated protein: MPEDSVREAYKLPPTRTPESDRITSVPNPAQFFQTVFNYVVDAPITFVREWIERQHAKNKFYYYHQKFRRVPDLSECLEGDYLCYFEAEAQWRRDRMVDQEIVEIIRERLGACKHREGPNQFQNCAKEMELLAQVTKAYQDRYGDLGVHGNARTCLMKQKHRMMEERKAQANASQ
- the RPL3L gene encoding 60S ribosomal protein L3-like produces the protein MAAAAGRRAAGTDKMAAPKRQGQTAAALCSHRKFSAPRHGHLGFLPRRRSRRHRGKVKSWPRDDPRQPVHLTAFLGYKAGMTHTLREVHRPGLTSSGRVPEAAGGAGAGRAASSGRVPEAAGGAGAGRAASSGRVPEAAGGAGSGRAASSGRVPEAAGRAGSGRAASSGRVPEAAGGAGSGRAASSGRVPVAAGRAGSGRAASSGRVPEAAGGAGSGRAASSGRVPEAAGGAGSGRAASSGRVPEAAGGAGAGLPGRRWQCLLVEISKREEVEAVTIIETPPMVVVGVVGYVETPKGLRNFKTVFAEHISDECRRRFYRNWHKSKKKAFTKYCKKWQDEDGKRQLEKDFAAMKKYCKVIRAIMHTQMRLLPLRQKKAHVVEVQLNGGSVAEKVDWVRERLEQQVAVHSVFSQDEMIDVIGVTKGHGMKGVTSRWHTKKLPRKTHKGLRKVACIGAWHPSRVGYSIARAGQKGYQHRTELNKKIYRIGRGIHVEDGKVVRNNASTNYDTTEKTITPLGGFPHYGEVNNDFLMLKGCVMGTRKRVLTLRKSLLVHTSRRSQEAIELKFIDTTSKFGHGRFQTAQEKRAFMGPQKKHLVKAKPGAQEEL